A window of Phragmites australis chromosome 2, lpPhrAust1.1, whole genome shotgun sequence genomic DNA:
TTATATTTATCAAATTAGATTAAAATACTATATATAAATAAGAAGTTTATTTCTCACTAAGATTATAGGTATTCACCATACTGGGATCCTCTCGTATGGGTAAGCAATTCGCCCCTCAACGCCTCCGGACACGTATGACTCTGGAGACATCTTAGAACATATTCTATATGGTTAATCGTACAATAATCATCTCGGCTGGCTGTAGTAGTATTCTACAAGCTCCGTGGCACGAGTACAACTTCTTGACACAACTCATTAGCGCACACGCTTTTTGTACACTACTGTAAGTTCATGCCGCTAACAGTGACCCAATCTTAGGTCGACGGCAAACCTGAGAAGAACTCGACGTATTTTGACGGATCCGCGAGCACCTTGAGCAACCTCGGGATCGGCGGGACGTTGACGTCGACCAGCCCCTCGAGAACCTGCACCACTATCCCCATGCTGGGCCTCGCGTCCTCGTCGTCCTGCACGCGCCAGCACGCGACCTTCAACGCCCGCTCGACCTCCGCGACGTCGGCGTCGCTGCCGAGCTTGCTGTCCACCGCGCTCCTCACGTCGCCGTCGAAGAGCAGGCTCACGGCCGTCGAGGGGAAGGAGTCCGCCGTGCCGTCCGTCGGCCCGAGATGATCTCGAACAGCGTCATGCCGTAGCTGAATACGTCCGCCTTCCTCGTGATGGCCGTGCCGGTGATCCATTCCGGCGCCAGGTACCCCACCGTGTCCCGCATCGTGGTCTCAGCACGAGGCTGAAGTCGCGGCCCATGAGCTTGTCTAGCCCGAAGTCCACGACCTTGGGAACGAACGCGTCGTCCAGGAGGATGTTCTCGGGCTTCATGTCGCAGTGGATGATGCAGTCCCTGCATTTCTCGTGCAGATAGTCCAGCCCTCGCGATCCCCAGAGCGATTTGGGACCTCGTGTCCCAGCTCAAGACACCTTGGCTGGTCCCGAATAGATGCCGGTCCAAAGAGCCGTTTGGCATGTGCTCGTAGACGAGTAGCCGTCGCGTCCTCTCGGAGCAGAACCCGAGCAATCTGATCAGGTTCATATGCTGGATCGTGCCGATCGTGCTCACCTCTGCACGGAACTGCTTCTCCCCCTGCCGAACGCTCTCGAGCTTCTTGACCGCGACGAGTGTTGCGTCAGGCAGCGACCCTTTGAACAACCCGAAGGCGCCGCCACCGAGCTTCTCGGAGAAGTTCTTGCTGGAAAATTAGcattttctgatttaatttGATCTAATTTCTAATATAACATGAGCAGAAACATGCCAAACGGCTAGCTCAACCATGCCTCGACTAACTTCGATAAACCTTGACCAGATATTAAGTAGGATTTCGACTAGCTCAGATATGtctcgactagatactcgagtAGTATTTCGATTAGCCTCAAAGAGTCTAAGGGTTTAACTAGATAGCAAAACACTTAAGTAGGGTTCAACTAGATAGCAATGTACGTACACGATGGTGGCGTGTGATGCCAGGGCCCCCGTGATGTTGAAGCAGTAgacgatgacgaagatgatAAAGTAGTCGAAGTGGATCACAATGATATAGAGAaagcagatcgtgagcagtcacgacgagcgcttcctaaaaatcttattcgtcATCTTCCGGTGTAGGATCATAAGAGCGATAGGTTCTGGAGATATGCTCGGCGAGATAGAGTAAACTACGTGCGACGACGCAACAaaaagaaattggcaaaaccctaattatgTATTGCGTATATCCTTTGCGACGACGACTAccagatatatatagagggaggatCGCGTGATTGAGACACACCACGATCGGACTCTATTACGCGCCACGATCGGATCTTAACTGAcatgattttcatatatttatctatttgcctacgcaacaaaaagaataaaacacaAAAAGGAGGTTATACCTGCGCAAGCAACTGGACCCGATTTCGACAGACCATTCACGCAGGTGTCGTGTGCCCACGCCCTCCGCCTCCACCACTTCCACCGCCATCGCCCAACGAGATGAGCAAGCGCGCACGTGTGTTCTGCTAGTCTTCTCATTCACACATGCTAaatgagaggaggagagaatCTTTTTTAAGATGgtcttcctccacctccactagcaaGATGAGACTAAAACATCACGCACCACTCTCACATGGTTGGGCcttgagatttatttggaattacacaaatataatgggtcaagctcatatattctaacaatcccgCGCCATATTTCAAAGTCCCACGAAGATTTACCCTTTTCTCActattgtttgatataccagtatTTCAATAGAGACCTGTTAGGGTTGAACATCCATCTAAAATattaagctacactcattcataaCTTGAATAATAGACTATACTTAAATTgtaagttttgtgcaaacaagtttcactcaaagtcataactgatacttggctgccaGTAGACTACCTCGCGGTTGGAGTATATAAGTCGTAATACATgatctcttcatgagtttagtAGAGATCACCCGAGTCTCATAGACTGCGACCAATAGTTAGGctcatatatatgtgttctttcaagaatgttCTATAGGTTAGCATCTTCACTTATTAAAGCCAGTAGAACGCATTAAGACAATAGCTAAACCCGCCCTACATATTTTGAGAGTGTTGCATCTTTATTCGAGTGGATTGTGTGGTACTCTCCATCAGTTAACCAATAGTTTGTTCTTCTCATACCCTAATACATATCACGTATATCATTTACGACGGTGGCtgacagatatatatagagtGAGGATCGCGCGGTTGAGACGCGCCACGATCGGATCTTAACCAAcacgattttcatatatttatccaTTTACCAACGcagtaaaaagaataaaacataAAAAGAGGCAACACCTGCGCAAGCAACTGGATCCGATTTCGACGGACCATTCACGTAGGTGCCATGCGCCCTCCGCCACCGAGGTGAGACTAAAAGATTACACACCACCCTCATATGATTAGAtctctaaaatttatttgaaattacaTAAGGATAATAGGTCAAgcctatatattctaacaattcTTGGTGACGAATTGTAGGCCACGGTATGTGAATGCTATCAATGATCCTTCGACACTCCTCAATGACTTGATCCTTCTGCTTCTCAGGATGAAGACTGTAACCAGAACGATGACAGAGACTACAACAACGAACCCCGCGACAACGAGCCCAATGATCAGTTTCTTAGAGTTCCCAGTGCAAGAGAACTCGAACGTAACCAGGCGGATCGAAATGCTACCGCCTCCAGTGGCAATGCTGCTTGTGTCTTGGAAGTTTATGAGGTCGCCGTACCACTGCGAGCAGCTGTCGTCGTAAGATTAAGCGGTGCATGAACAGTTGCCGAGGCACGAGAGCTCGCAGTCACGAACACTCGCGACCGTCGTGCTCTGTGCGTTGCTCGGCAACCTCACGTTGGGCATCGCGTATAACCTGTCATTCTTGTTGTTCTTCTGCACGCCTTGAGCGCAGACTGCGCAGTGCAGGCCGGTGTTCCGAGCACAGCCTACAGTGTGATCGCCCTGCAGCCATTCCTACAGCTCCCGCCCGCGGAAGCCCCGGAGGCAGCTGCAGGATGGCAGGGCGTTCTCGGTGCACACGCAGAACGGCCCGCGGATCGAGTAGACGTCGCACTGCGCCTTGGGCTCCGACCAGAAGAGCACCCACTCGGCGGCGCCCTCCACCCACGTCAGAAACTTGATCTACCCCGTCACGTTAACGAGGAACCGCATCACCACTGCCTCGTCCTCTACGTCGTAGATGAAGGTGCGTTCTCGCTGTCATGTAGCCGAAGGTGTACTTGGACAAGGGGGAGGCATCGGTGGGCATCATCTCCGGCACGACCGTGAACGCGTGGCCCGTCTAGTTGCCGCTAGTCCAGTACTGATGGATGTCATTCCAATTGAGCAGGTATTGGCTCGTGCCGCATGGGTCCAGCTCGAGGGAGAACATGCTCGGCCTCAGGTCGTTGTAGCCATTCCACGCGATCACGTGGGTGATCTcgttggtgagcttgttccggCTGTGCTTCCCGCCGGGGAACCACATGTTGCCGAAGTAGTCGAAGCTctgccacatcatgaaggaggTGTTGGAAGCGTTCGACAGGACAAGGTTGCGTTGTTGAGGATGACACCGACCGTGGAATTGGAGGCGATGCAGGCCACGTTGGTTGACCAGACTGGAGACTTGCGGTGATCGAGGATGACCATGTTGCCATCACTTGAGATGGAAAGCTGTGAGGACCCCAGGTCGGAGATCGGGGTATACTGCGGCGTGGAATCATCTGTTGCACACAGCACAACGatctattttcattttttattcaTAAATCATAATCACAGCTGTCCATTTATTCATTCGAAAATAATTGTGAATTTTGAGGTCAATCCAAAATTACTTGGAGCGATGAGTGCGGAGCACTTGTTGCAAAGAATTTGAACAAGTCAAATACTAATTCTGCATGATCAGGATGAACATTAAAGTATGAACACGGCAAGATGTGATTCCAGAAAAGAAGATGCTTTCGATTAATTAGCATTTAAGCTAGGTGTTGTCACTCCAacctttgaattttttttcccgatACATGTCAGTACGCTAAGATTTCTGGATGTGACTAAAGGTTGAGAAAAGTTAGGAGTGAGATTTTACCAATATTATTATTGCCTTTCTAGATCCTCTCCAAAAAGAAGAATCTGAACTAGAGTGAAACTCTGGTAGCGCAGCCAAGTGCATTAGTACcagaaaaaagataaaatctCAATTATTAGTGTTGGAAAGGGGTAGCCCTAATGGCCATTAAATTAATGGACCTAAGCTAGACCAACTCACGTCCAATGCACGCGAGTCAGTTAGcctttttttaatttcaaattacGTAGTACATTAGGTCTTTTCGCGATAGAGCCACCTTCTCACTTCCAGATAGCATATCCTACCTTTAGATGAAGCTGGCTTCCAAGTGGTAGTGCCAACCTTCAGATGAAACGCAGACCTTTATGATCCCAGGTGACAGAGCTAATCTTCATATGGATCAGTGATCCCAGATAGTAGAGCTAACCTTCAGATGGATCATAACTTTGTATGCACTAAGTACTTAGAAACTAATAACCTAACTAGGAGACTGCTACTTATAAGAAAACACTCTTTATTATAATAACACAATTATTACACAAAAGTGTACACAATTCATTTTCAATAGCTATCCTAACTCTCACCCTTCTCTCTTACTCTCACTCTTCTCTTACTCTCACTCTAGCACTCTCACTACCAAGCTCTCTTATATGTATATCATGGCAAAGGGTGTCACCCTCCTTATATAGGTATTCAAAGCCGTTAGATGAGTGACACTTGACAAGATCCTAGCCATGTCATACTACAAATATCTAGTCGCTAGAAAGTTCATATAAAATATCCTCATCTAGATAATTCTAATTTTTACCATGACAAAAATAATCTAGAAACTTCATAAAATATCTCAGATCATGTATATGTGAGAGAACTCTAGAATTTGCCTTGCTCTTTTTCAACACTCCTCCTCAAGGCAAACTTCTTTCTAGAATTATCTTGTAGACCATGCCGAGTGCCTCTCGAAACTTCTCGAACTTTGCCTTATTGAGACCCTTTGTAAGAATATTAGCAATCTGCTTGTCAGTCTTCGTTGGCATCATATTGACTTCCCCCTCTAGGACATTTCCTCTTATgtagttgtcggtgtatcaggaaccggaggtccctgaatcccaaggccaggccagccatccgccacatggcgctatcccgcgaggtctctcctgtaggatgagaaaagatcaagtcccgagagaaggtgctcgggaccacagtcagtggtccccgagcaccccagttccccgatgatctacggagtttaagtaccgggaagaaagtgctcggggaggtacccggtcacccccgagcaccctaatcccccgacgatcagaaaagctaagttccgggagagagtgctcggggctgcgtgcggcagctcccgagcgctcggttccccgaagatccgtacaagagtgctcggggctgcacgtggaagcccccgagcactcggttccccgagggttcgtgcaagagtgctcgggagaaagtgctcggggaggtgaacagtaccccgagcacccggcaccccgaggacaaggatagacattctcgggagagagtgctcggggatgtgaacagtacccctgagcactcggtaccccgacgactcggaaaggcccccgaggggcccaccgatgaggtgtcaatcagtcaaaggcccgaggtcGCATTTGATaggcgtgcgtggcctgacacctccaactgctcccgccgcagcgtcagttcctgctaTGTTTTGGCaaagaggcgtggggttattaattgcacgggtcccgtcccgtgtcatccggcttgtcttgggataacatcgcgaggatcaagacgttccgtctgccgcactgctgtggcagaggaacaagacagggcgggcacgccgggttgctctgcggctgcccggtgggccctctccacggcgcccgttgtcagagcgtttatggtgacaggtgaccgggcgtgcgacgcattttccacccccggtcacttcacccagaagaaatgatgacgtattttccagtcatggcgtcttgaaaCTCGtaccccctccttcccgttcggggcatgtcttggccggcgggtacttaaaatagccggcaacacagaagcaagAAGAGGGATAGATGAGCAACGAACAAGACCAAACACAGCAAAAGCCGTCCTGAAGAACAACGAGAGACAGCACCAACGACGAAGAACACAGGGCAAGAGAgtcactgtgagcaaggttgagcatagtcccagccgaagaacaaggagcctcaaatCTTAGCTAGtccaacatccttgtaaccagcaacattcttgagggacttcctcaggacagttatagcatccatacaggagtagggtattacgcccccgtgcggcccgaacctgtctaaactccggtgcatttacttctccttgcactaggtcgacacccccaccaccggctgttgcatccattcctatttatttctccgacgaacttattcaggatcatcctccggtcgaatctctaaaaaggagtctttcgggatccctacgacagaagttaatcctccgacagtagtAATAATGAACTTCTATATGCTTGATCCTTGCATGAAAGGTAGGATTTTCTACCAAGCGAATAGAAGATACATTATCACAGAAAATCCTTACTTGGTATTCTATTGACAGGTGAAGATCCTCCATTAACTGCTTGAGCCAGATGCTTTCTTGTGCCGTTGCTGCTGCTCATCGATACTCTGCTTCAGTGCTTAGATAATACCACACTAAATTGTTTCTTAGTGCACCACGATCCAAACGGCAGGGTGGTCCTGAACTGTGGACAGACGGCGTCCGATTATTCGATGTGCTGAGAGTTAGGATTTCTCGTGGGCTTGCTGCTGCTTGCTTGCTAAAGGGGCTACAACATAGCTCTGATTTGAAAACGTGATACATCATTATCCGGCATTCCTATGCAGAGTTCCAGCACTCTAAGGAAACACGACTAAGTAGAATAActttaaagaaaataattcCCTACAAaacttaaaagaaaataaaacagCTGATATAGGAGTACATGGAGTCGTTCTATATGGGTGTCAGAGGTTCATATGACTAATGACCAGCACTAATTCTAGAAGGGAAAGAACAAAGTGAAAAAGAAAGCGACCAGAGAACTATGGTGCAGAGCAACCCAACAAGTTCGCTAAATGCCAAATTTGACTTTGCACTTCGCAGAAGAACAAAGTGTGGTTGCAAATGCAAgcgtaaaaaaaaagtaaaataccGTGTCAAACAAACCCGTTAAGTGGCAGTTGTTGCTGCGTTGACTGCATAGTCATAAAATCGTCTTTGGTGATGACCATCCCTTGTCATCCCCAGCTACTTCAGACACCATTCTTGATCGTCCTCCTGGTCCCTATTTTCCTTTTACCGATTCAACATTTAGAGAATAAAGAAATATATTGCAAGTCAGCTTACACAGCATAATCACTAATCAGTATTAACTGACAACCAGAATTAATCCTAACGGTCGTTCAGAAAAGTAAAGGGATAATGTCGACTGAAATTGGACGGCCATGGAGACAGAAAAGGCCATTGAAGCTACCATTTCTTAGACGGTACATCCCACGAAGCCCATTTTTCACGAACAACTTCAACATTGAGAGCGACACAACACTGGACTTCCATGGAGACGACAATACATACACACAAAGTCAGATCAATGCCACGACTAACATGAGTAGATGCTGCACATATAAACAACCAGTATGTTTGCGAGTTCATAACCAGCTCTCTCTCACCTTGGACGCAGAAGgccatctttcttttccttcgATTTTGTGAATGGCAACCTGGTTTTCTTCATGCGCCATTTTCTTAGTTTTACTACTGCTTTCCCACCAAGGATCTCCATCGCATGCCTCTAATACCCTCACAGCAAACCAGCAGCTCTCCGGGAACAAGAAGCTGATCTCTCAGGACGGCAATTTCGCACTAGGATTCTTTCAGCCAGGTGAGCCCTTTTTCTAAATCGCATGTGTCGTGTTATATCTACAAATCAACAAAAATGTGAACTTTTGAAGGAAAAATTCCAAAAAGTGATCAGGAGAGAGAACACTAAGGTGATCCACCGTACTATGGAATTTCACTTCCAAACAAGGTTGCCAGAATCTTGATTGGAGTCTTAGAACCACAACAACTTTATGATCCTAGCGAAAAAATGCGTATGATCTTAATCATAATTTAGATATGATTCTACAAGATTCTTACTGAAACGAACAAACTTATTTATTTGCactatatttttgtaaataaaaatatttgatttaaaACATGATATTATAATTTGTACACAGAAGTCAGAACTATGCATAATTTGGCCAATCTGAGTTTAACTATTGCATAGCCATCATATGAATGAGTGCAACTATAACTCTAAAAAGGTGCCAAATGACTAGAAAAATACTAATATCATCATTGAAAGATGTGGTACAGTTTGAAAATATACTATTTGGTATAATAAGATAGAATTAGATTCAGTGATTCGATAGAATTAGATTCAGTGATTCGATCCTACAGTGAGATCCTAACAGGGCACCTCTCACTGTTTAAAGGTCACAATTCTGGCAACCTTGTTTCCAACTCTAACAGTACTAGAAAAGTCAACAAAACCTTTCATGATGATTTCAGAATTAGTAGAATGTAAGGAGTTTATTTTTCATGTGGCATCATTGATTTCATTATCTGACCATTTTCTTTCTATATTGCACTCGTAGCTGAAGGATCAGATGGCAAGTGGTACATAGGCATTTGGTACAATGAAATCTCAGTACAAACCATAGTGTGGGTGGCTAACAGAGAGAAACCAGTCTCTGATCCAGTCTCGTCAAACCTAATAATCTCAGATGATGGAAATCTTGTCCTTCTAGCTAACCATTCCAAATCTCCAACGTGGTCCACCAACATTAAGAACAACACAGCTGCCAGTTCCACAGTTGCCGTGCTCCTCAACACCGGGAACCTAGTAGTTAGACACAACTCCAATACCTCCATTGTGCTGTGGCAAAGTTTTGACGATTTCACGGACACATGGCTCCCTGGAAACAAGCTCAGTCGCAACAAGAAAACTGGTGTGATCAAACGAATGATCTCTTGGAAAGACCGTGGTGACCCAGCACCAGGACTGTTCTCCATTCAGCTGGATCCTAATGGCTCACCCCAATATGTTCTCCAATGGAATAGCTCAATAGTGTACTGGGCTACTGGTAACTGGAGTGGCAATGCATACACTGGCGTGCCAGAGTTGTCACCTACCAATAAGTATCCCAACTCAGGATATACATTCCAGTTTGTTGACAATGATGTGGAGACATACTTCACGTACACTGTTAAGAATGATGCACAAACATTTACTAGGGCTATTGTCGATGTGTCAGGTTTGTTCCAGGCTTTTGTATGGACAGAGGCAGCACAAGCATGGATTACTTTTTTCACGCAACCAAAAGCTAAGTGCAATGTCTATGGAGTTTGTGGGGAAAACAGCAAGTGTAGTGAGAATGCTGCTTCATCATGCAGTTGCCTCAAGGGCTTCATTGAGAATTACCCAAACAATTGGAAACTAGATGATCGTACAGCAGGCTGTAGGAGAAATGTCCCACTGAAATGCGGGAACAATGGCTCAGTGAAGACGAAGCAAGACAGATTCTATGTGATTAATAGTGTGAAGTTGCCAGATAATGCACACGGCATAGATGCAGCCAATGTTCGTGCCTGTGAGTTAACTTGCCTGAACAATTGCTCTTGCACAGCTTACTCTCATAACGGCACTTGCTTGGTTTGGTACAATCATTTGATCAATCTGCAAGACAATATTGTTGGTTCAAGTGATAGTATCTTTATTAGATTGGCTGCTTCAGAACTACCCAACTCGGGAACCAAGAAACGGTGGATCATTGTAATCATCATTGGTGGGTTTGTTGTTCTAAGTTTTGGAGTGaccattttatatttttgccatagaagaagaagaatcagTGGTATAAATCATGTTGATGGGTCTTTGATCAGTTTCAAATACAGGGACTTGCAATTCCTAACAAGAAACTTCTCAGAGAGGTTGGGTGCAGGGTCTTTTGGCTCTGTGTTCAAAGGGGTTCTGCCAGACACAACTACAGTGGCAGTCAAAAAGCTAGAGGGCATTCATCAGGGGGAGAAGCAATTCAGGGCAGAGGTGAGCACCATAGGAAATATTCATCACATGAACTTGATTCGGCTGGTTGGGTTTTGTTctgaaggaaagaagagattGCTTGTTTATGAGTATATGCCCAATGGTTCACTTGATAAACATTTGTTTGGTAGTAGTTCTATCACTTTCAGTTGGAAAATAAGACATCAAATTGCTGTAGGGATTGCCAGGGGTTTGGCTTATCTGCATGAGGAGTGTCGGGATTGCATCATACACTGCGATGTCAAGCCACAAAATATACTGTTGGATGCTTCATTTGTTCCAAAAGTGGCAGACCTTGGATTGGCGAAGCTACTAGGTCGGGATTTTAGCAGAGTTCTAACGTCTATGAGAGGCACCGTGGGATATCTTGCACCAGAATGGATAAGTGGTGAAGCCATCACAACAAAGGCTGATGTTTTCAGCTATGGAATGATGCTTTTCGAGATCATATCAGGAAAGAGAAATCTGGAACACGCAGAGACAAGCATGGAAACATTTTTCCCTGTGTTGGTTGCAAGGAAGCTTCTTGGAGGAGAAGTGCACACACTATTGAGCACGGAATTGATCAACAGCGAGAGTgtagaggagctagaaagagCATGCAAGGTTGCTTGCTGGTGTGTTCAAGACAATGAAAGTTCCAGACCAACAATGGGGGAAATTGTCAAAATTCTGGAAGGTTTGGTAGATGTTGAAATGCCACCGATCCCAAGGTATCTCCAAGTTCTTGCTGAAGGTTCAAGGTTCAGAGAATGCAGCTTTTCATTTATGTCTCCTCTATAGTCTATACATATGAGTATGATCCTATAATGTAGTTATGATGAGTGTGGTGTAAAGCTCCCTTAGATGAACCAATC
This region includes:
- the LOC133909355 gene encoding G-type lectin S-receptor-like serine/threonine-protein kinase At2g19130; this encodes MATWFSSCAIFLVLLLLSHQGSPSHASNTLTANQQLSGNKKLISQDGNFALGFFQPAEGSDGKWYIGIWYNEISVQTIVWVANREKPVSDPVSSNLIISDDGNLVLLANHSKSPTWSTNIKNNTAASSTVAVLLNTGNLVVRHNSNTSIVLWQSFDDFTDTWLPGNKLSRNKKTGVIKRMISWKDRGDPAPGLFSIQLDPNGSPQYVLQWNSSIVYWATGNWSGNAYTGVPELSPTNKYPNSGYTFQFVDNDVETYFTYTVKNDAQTFTRAIVDVSGLFQAFVWTEAAQAWITFFTQPKAKCNVYGVCGENSKCSENAASSCSCLKGFIENYPNNWKLDDRTAGCRRNVPLKCGNNGSVKTKQDRFYVINSVKLPDNAHGIDAANVRACELTCLNNCSCTAYSHNGTCLVWYNHLINLQDNIVGSSDSIFIRLAASELPNSGTKKRWIIVIIIGGFVVLSFGVTILYFCHRRRRISGINHVDGSLISFKYRDLQFLTRNFSERLGAGSFGSVFKGVLPDTTTVAVKKLEGIHQGEKQFRAEVSTIGNIHHMNLIRLVGFCSEGKKRLLVYEYMPNGSLDKHLFGSSSITFSWKIRHQIAVGIARGLAYLHEECRDCIIHCDVKPQNILLDASFVPKVADLGLAKLLGRDFSRVLTSMRGTVGYLAPEWISGEAITTKADVFSYGMMLFEIISGKRNLEHAETSMETFFPVLVARKLLGGEVHTLLSTELINSESVEELERACKVACWCVQDNESSRPTMGEIVKILEGLVDVEMPPIPRYLQVLAEGSRFRECSFSFMSPL